The proteins below come from a single Micropterus dolomieu isolate WLL.071019.BEF.003 ecotype Adirondacks linkage group LG05, ASM2129224v1, whole genome shotgun sequence genomic window:
- the scinla gene encoding scinderin like a, translating to MAYHKEFETAGKKPGLQVWRVEKMDLKPVPTELHGNFYTGDAYILLYTTSAPSYNIHSWIGEAASTDERGAAAILMMQLDDFLGGAPRQYTEFQSQESVTFLGYFKSGIKYKKGGVASGFHHVVTNDTNVQRLLHVKGRHNIRAMEVDMTWASFNKGDCFIIDLGKNIYHWSGSESNKFERLKTTELAIDIRNNERKGRAEIEMIEEGSEPEAVIKVLGPLPNLPSGSSDDVSADKKNKNQASLYLISDATGSMTTTMVADKNPFKQDMLSQSECYILDNGGDNKIFIWKGRNANAEERKAAFTVANKFIKDKNYPQNTQVQVMPAGGETTLFKQFFFNWLDKDETTGPSKAYTIGRIAQVEQIPFDSSKLHSNNIMAAQHGMVDDGSGKVKIWRVEGGDKVPVEPSTYGQFFGGDCYLVLYSYSVGGREKHIIYTWQGQKCTKDELAASAFLTVNLDDSMGGVATQVRVTQGQEPPHLVSVFKDKPLVIYLGGTSRESGESKPGSTRLFHIRQSSNKAIRAVEVEPTASSLNTNDVFVLKSPESLFLWKGKGATPEEMAAAEYVAGLLGGTGTVVEEAKEPAGFWQLLGGKKDYQTSKTLQRMVRPPRLFSCSNKTGRLTAEEVPGEFTQMDLATDDVMILDTWDQIFVWVGKDANEVEKTGSVKIAQDYVNSDPSGRFGIPISTIKQGEEPLSFTGWFHAWDPKMWNKDLMQWMQTRIKKH from the exons GGGAAGCAGCTTCCACCGACGAGAGAGGGGCAGCTGCCATCTTAATGATGCAGCTGGATGACTTCCTGGGTGGAGCTCCAAGACAATACACTGAGTTTCAAAGCCAAGAGTCAGTAACCTTTCTGGGGTATTTCAAGTCTGGAATCAAATACAAG AAAGGTGGAGTAGCATCCGGCTTCCACCATGTGGTGACCAACGACACAAATGTCCAACGCTTGCTGCACGTTAAAGGTCGTCATAACATCAGAGCCATGGAGGTGGACATGACCTGGGCTAGCTTCAACAAAGGAGACTGCTTCATCATTGACTTGGGAAAG AACATCTACCACTGGTCAGGCAGTGAAAGCAATAAGTTTGAGCGACTGAAAACCACTGAGCTGGCCATTGACATCCGCAACAATGAGCGAAAGGGCCGTGCTGAAATAGAAATGATTGAAGAAGGCTCTGAGCCAGAAGCCGTCATTAAA GTGCTTGGACCCCTGCCCAACCTCCCATCAGGAAGCAGCGATGATGTTTCTGCTGATAAGAAGAACAAGAACCAGGCATCTCTCTATTTG ATTTCTGACGCTACTGGCTCCATGACGACAACTATGGTGGCTGATAAAAACCCATTCAAACAAGACATGCTCTCCCAGAGTGAATGCTACATCTTGGACAATGGTGGAGACAATAAGATATTTATCTGGAAAG GAAGGAATGCAAATGCAGAGGAGCGCAAAGCAGCATTTACTGTTGCAAACAAGTTCATCAAAGACAAGAATTATCCTCAGAATACTCAG GTCCAGGTAATGCCGGCCGGGGGTGAGACCACCCTGTTTAAGCAGTTCTTCTTCAACTGGTTGGACAAGGATGAGACCACAGGCCCAAGTAAGGCTTACACCATTGGTCGCATCGCTCAGGTGGAGCAGATTCCCTTCGACTCCTCCAAACTCCACAGCAACAATATCATGGCTGCCCAGCATGGCATGGTGGATGATGGCTCCGGGAAAGTCAAG ATTTGGCGTGTGGAAGGAGGTGATAAGGTTCCTGTAGAGCCATCCACCTATGGACAATTCTTTGGAGGCGACTGTTACCTGGTGCTGTACTCCTACAGCGTGGGAGGCAGAGAGAAGCATATCATCTACACCTG GCAAGGTCAGAAGTGCACAAAGGATGAACTAGCTGCTTCGGCCTTTCTGACCGTCAACCTGGATGATTCCATGGGCGGAGTTGCTACCCAG gTTCGCGTCACTCAGGGCCAAGAACCCCCTCATCTTGTGAGTGTGTTTAAGGACAAGCCTTTGGTGATCTACCTGGGTGGGACATCCCGCGAGTCTGGCGAGAGCAAGCCTGGCAGCACACGGCTCTTCCATATCCGCCAGAGCTCCAACAAAGCCATCCGAGCTGTTGAG GTAGAGCCCACTGCCTCTTCTCTGAACACAAATGATGTGTTTGTGCTGAAGTCACCCGAGTCCCTGTTCCTGTGGAAAGGAAAGGGAGCAACTCCGGAGGAGATGGCTGCAGCTGAGTATGTTGCTGGCCTGCTTGGAGGAACTGGCACTGTGGTGGAGGAGGCCAAAGAGCCAG CTGGTTTCTGGCAGTTGCTGGGTGGGAAGAAGGACTACCAGACCTCCAAGACCCTGCAGAGGATGGTGAGGCCTCCACGACTGTTTAGCTGTTCAAACAAGACTGGCAGGCTGACa GCGGAGGAGGTGCCCGGTGAGTTCACACAGATGGATCTGGCAACCGATGATGTCATGATTCTGGACACCTGGGATCAG ATCTTTGTTTGGGTCGGAAAGGATGCCAATGAGGTGGAGAAAACTGGATCAGTCAAGATTG CCCAAGACTATGTGAATTCGGACCCCTCTGGTCGTTTCgggatccccatcagcaccatTAAGCAGGGGGAGGAGCCACTCTCCTTCACCGGCTGGTTCCATGCCTGGGACCCCAAGATGTGGAACAAAGATCTTATGCAGTGGATGCAAACCCGTATAAAAAAGCATTAG
- the zgc:109982 gene encoding retinol dehydrogenase 8, with the protein MNQKVVLITGCSSGIGLALAARIAKDEKKRFMVYATMRNLSKGEALVEAAGRTLGRTLEIKQLDVCDEDSIKACVDSLPERRVDILISNAGLGLIGPIECQSIDEMRTVMDTNFFGFVRLLKEILPAMKRRKKGHIVVISSVMGIQGILFNDVYAASKFAVEGFCESLAIQAMRFNLNISLIEPGPVITEFERKVYDEGLKTDLSKADKVTADMFSNIYLKNYKQIFETLGQTAEDIAEHTFKVITMDDPPFRHQTNTVYTPVTTLKYADPNGDLPIDTFYKVVFEHDKVFSASLNFLKLLRWRSRKSFTLEKDKSN; encoded by the exons ATGAACCAGAAGGTGGTACTCATCACAGGCTGCTCTTCTGGGATTGGCCTCGCCTTGGCTGCCCGCATCGCAAAAGATGAGAAGAAAAGGTTCATGG tcTATGCCACCATGAGAAACCTAAGTAAGGGTGAGGCGCTGGTGGAGGCAGCAGGTCGGACTCTGGGCAGGACTTTGGAGATCAAACAGTTGGACGTATGTGACGAGGACTCCATTAAAGCCTGTGTGGACAGCCTGCCTGAGCGCAGGGTGGACATTCTCA TAAGTAATGCAGGGCTGGGTCTGATTGGACCTATTGAGTGTCAGTCAATCGATGAGATGAGGACTGTCATGGACACCAACTTCTTTGGGTTTGTGCGGTTGCTGAAAGAAATCCTACCTGCcatgaagaggaggaaaaaaggccATATTGTGGTCATTAGCAGCGTCATGGGCATTCAGG GAATTTTATTCAATGACGTCTATGCAGCATCCAAGTTTGCAGTGGAAGGCTTTTGTGAAAGCTTAGCAATACAAGCCATGAGGTTTAATCTCAA TATCAGCCTGATAGAACCAGGTCCAGTGATAACAGAGTTTGAGCGTAAAGTCTATGATGAGGGCTTAAAGACTGATCTCAGCAAAGCTGACAAGGTGACTGCTGACATGTTCTCAAACATCTACTTGAAGAACTACAAACAAATCTTTGAAACCCTCGGGCAGACTGCTGAGGATATAGCAGAG CATACTTTCAAGGTCATCACCATGGACGATCCCCCTTTCCGTCATCAGACAAACACGGTTTACACCCCTGTGACCACACTTAAATATGCAGACCCCAACGGTGACCTCCCAATTGACACATTCTACAAAGTGGTATTTGAACACGACAAGGTCTTCAGCGCCAGTCTAAACTTCCTCAAACTTCTGCGCTGGAGAAGTCGAAAGAGCTTTACCTTGGAAAAGGACAAGAGCAACTAA
- the dr1 gene encoding protein Dr1 yields the protein MASSSGNDDDLTIPRAAINKMIKETLPNVRVANDARELVVNCCTEFIHLISSEANEICNKSDKKTISPEHVINALESLGFASYITEVRDVLQECKTVAMKRRKASSRLENLGIPEEELLRQQQELFAKARQQQAELAQQEWLQMQQAAQQAQMEAASASAAQQAGSSQDEDEEDDM from the exons ATGGCTTCTTCCTCTGGAAACGACGACGACCTCACCATCCCCAGAGCAGCGATCAACAAGATGATTAAAGAAACTCTGCCGAACGTGCGAGTGGCAAACGACGCCAGGGAGCTTGTGGTCAACTGCTGCACAGAGTTTATACACCTCATATCATCAGAAGCCAATGAAATATGCAACAAGTCCGACAAGAAGACCATATCTCCTGAGCATGTCATCAATG ctcttgagaGCCTTGGTTTCGCATCATACATCACGGAGGTGAGAGACGTCCTGCAGGAGTGTAAAACGGTGGcaatgaagaggaggaaagcCAGCTCTCGACTGGAGAACCTGGGTATCCCGGAGGAAGAGCTCCTCAGACAGCAACAGGAATTGTTTGCCAAG GCACGGCAGCAGCAGGCAGAGCTCGCTCAGCAGGAGTGGTTACAGATGCAGCAGGCCGCCCAACAGGCACAGATGGAAGCAGCATCTGCCAGCGCCGCCCAGCAGGCTGGTTCCTCTCAGGATGAAGACGAAGAGGATGACATGTGA
- the LOC123971582 gene encoding protein wntless homolog: MAGAIIENMSTKKLVILGFIFFVFQVLCIMVGALIAPSPTSAIRYLATKCINYHRAGGWFMPWGSNRCQQIHSFDEPLAKKLDANNIVFAVHIPLPNTEMSPWFQYMLAVLQFDIAFKMNNQIEDDVTITIDAGLAYRDDLISEWTAKCHSVEQRPLRCIFAFPKMYENEGRFYHCEPIPFMELGSVAHKYFLINLRLPVNNTVNVGIGEIKDIQIVGIHQNGGFTKVWISMKTVFSPWIFGATVWYWRRISLMARPPVLLEKVIFVLGTSMTFLNMPVEWLSLGFEWTWMLLFEDIQQGVFYSTLFCFWIIFCGEHLMEQSQRNRLSAYWWQVGLIVFGSSVLLIFDLSERGVHLTNPFYSVWASEIGSKVAVSFIIVAGISVCLYFLSLCGMVHCVFRNIGGKIQQLPAMPEARRLRYKGIILRFQFLMLVTLACAAMTVIFFILNQVSDGHWHWGDYTLQVHSAFLTGIYGMWNLYVFTIIFLYAPSHKHYRLKSGDSQQTDILEMPENQESRVTCGEQGPTETYRITGKRYWWEVLREELEKDQIGNGPSVTVIGPSK; this comes from the exons ATGGCTGGAGCAATCATAGAGAACATGAGCACTAAGAAATTGGTTATCTTGGgattcattttttttgtctttcaagtTCTTTGCATCATGGTTGGAGCATTAATCG CTCCTAGTCCCACCAGTGCCATTCGCTACTTGGCCACCAAATGCATTAATTACCACAGGGCTGGCGGCTGGTTCATGCCGTGGGGATCAAATCGATGCCAGCAGATCCACAGTTTTGATGAGCCTCTGGCAAAAAAACTGGATGCcaacaacattgtttttgcGGTGCACATACCTCTTCCCAACACGGAGATGAGCCCCTGGTTTCAGTATATGCTGGCAGTTTTACAGTTCGACATTGCATTCAAAATGAACAATCAAATTG AAGATGACGTTACCATCACTATTGATGCTGGCCTGGCATACAGGGACGATTTGATATCTGAGTGGACCGCAAAGTGTCACTCAGTAGAGCAAAGGCCACTTAGGTGCATATTTGCATTCCCTAAG ATGTATGAAAATGAAGGCCGCTTTTATCACTGTGAACCCATACCATTCATGGAACTGGGAAGTGTGGCccacaaatattttttgattaacCTGCGCTTGCCAGTGAATAACACGGTGAACGTTGGCATTGGAGAAATAAAGGACATCCAAATAGTA GGCATCCACCAGAATGGAGGCTTCACTAAAGTGTGGATCAGCATGAAGACGGTCTTCAGTCCCTGGATATTTGGGGCAACAGTTTGGTACTGGCGCAGGATCAGCCTCATGGCAAGACCTCCAGTCCTGTTGGAAAA GGTGATTTTTGTTCTGGGTACCTCTATGACATTCCTGAACATGCCGGTCGAGTGGCTCTCCCTGGGTTTTGAGTGGACATGGATGCTGCTGTTTGAAGATATTCAACAGGGCGTCTTCTACTCCACGCTCTTCTGTTTCTGGATCATATTCTGTGGTGAACACCTCATG GAACAAAGTCAGAGGAATCGGCTGTCAGCGTACTGGTGGCAGGTTGGGCTGATAGTGTTCGGCTCATCTGTTCTCCTCATATTTGACCTGAGTGAAAG GGGGGTTCATTTGACCAACCCTTTCTACAGTGTGTGGGCATCAGAAATTGGGTCAAAAGTGGCAGTAT CCTTCATTATTGTGGCAGGgatttctgtttgtctgtatttCCTCTCCCTGTGTGGCATGGTGCATTGTGTCTTTAGGAACATTGGTGGGAAAATACAGCAACTTCCTGCAATGCCAGAAGCTAGGAGACTGCGGTATAAG GGTATAATCCTCAGGTTCCAGTTTTTGATGCTGGTGACTCTAGCCTGCGCAGCCATGACTGTCATCTTCTTCATCTTAAATCAA GTCAGTGATGGTCACTGGCACTGGGGAGACTACACTCTCCAAGTCCACAGTGCTTTTCTCACAGGAATCTATGGCATGTGGAACCTTTATGTTTTTACCATTATCTTCCTCTATGCCCCCTCCCACAAGCACTACAGACTGAAGTCAGGAGACAGTCAACAAACAG ATATCCTGGAGATGCCAGAAAACCAAGAGAGCCGGGTGACATGTGGAGAGCAGGGACCGACAGAGACCTACAGGATCACTGGGAAG AGATACTGGTGGGAGGTGCTGAGGGAAGAATTGGAAAAGGACCAAATTGGAAATGGACCCAGTGTCACTGTTATTGGGCCTTCCAAATAG